From Acinonyx jubatus isolate Ajub_Pintada_27869175 chromosome E2, VMU_Ajub_asm_v1.0, whole genome shotgun sequence:
AGACACCTTGaccttgaacttccagcctccagaactttgagacaataaatgtctgttgtttaagccactcagtctgtggtacttgtTATGGCAGTCCTGGAAACGGAGGCACTAAGTAGGACCTTTGTATCAAATAAactaatatacaatatacaaGGAGTTCTTACAAACTACAAGAGATCAAAATGCCAATAAAGCATGGACAAGGAAGATGAACATAAAATTCACAAGAGAAGTGGAAATGGCCAAGCAGAATATTAAACATGTTACCCAATAGAACTTTCCAGAATAAGGGTGCAGTAAAAAGGAGGCAGCTTACCCAATAGAACATTCCAGGATAAGTGAGTGGTAAAAAGGAGGCAGCTTACCCAGTAGAACATTCCAGAATAAGTGAGCGGTAAAAAGGAGGCAGCATACCCAATAGAACATTCCAGGATAACTGAGCGGTAAAAAGAAGGCAGATTACCCAATAGAACTTTCCAGAATAAGGGTGCAGTAAAAAGGAGGCAGCTAAATGCAACTGGGACCTTGAATTGGCTcttgggagagaagagggaaatgagTGAGAAACATGGAGAAATCTAAAAAGCACATTTAGTTACTAATAATGGGTCGATGTCCATCTCTTTGACAGACACACATGGTTGTCTCAGCTGTCATATTAAGTGAAGCTGTCAGGAGGTTATATGGAAACTGGGCTATCTTTGTAACAGTCccgtaaatataaaattattaaagtacaggaaatgtaaaatatatgtttgaaaaaGATTCAGTAATGAGTATCATGGTGAAAAGTCTAGGACTCTGGCCCCAGACTACCTGGATCAATGTCCTTGTCcttgtcacttactagctgtgtggccttggacaagctCCCTAGTCTCTGTGAGCCTCCAATTCTCATCTGTGAATTAAGGACTAATAATAGTACTTGccttatagggttgttgtgaggactgagTGTTTAATGCAGATGAACTCAGAATACCCTCTGAAGATTAGTAAGCAGTAGATAAATGCTTGCtagtattaattttatatttgctgATGATATTGGCAAATATTAAAACATTGAGTGACGGTAAACGGGAACTCATTTGCAATGTTTGTGGGAAAGAAATGGGCATTCTTTTTTGAAGGGAAgagtgatcatttaaaaaaaaaatttttaatgtttatttatttttgggagagagagcgcgagcaggggaggggcagagagacagggagacacagaatccgaagcagattccaggctctgagctgtcagcacagaccctgatgccaggcttgaacccatgaactgtgagatcatgacctgagctgaagttggatgcccaaccgaccgagccacccaggcaccctgggaagaGTGAtcattttaatcaatattttcacagccttattgatatataatttacataccacgaacttcattcatttattctttttaaagtttatttatttattttgagatatagagagagaaagaatgcattagcaggggaggagcacaaaaacagagacagagaatcccaagcaggctctgcaccatcagcacagaacctgacacagggctcaatccagcaaaccctgagatcatgaccccagcagaaatcaagagtctcaagcaactgagccacccaggtgccccaaacctcaCCCATTAAAATTGTACATTtaaagagcgcctgggtggctcagttggttgagcgtccgacttcagctcaggtcgtggtctcatggtttgtgggttcgagccccacgtcaggctctgtactgatatctcagggcctagagcctgctttgtattctgtgtctctctctctccctctgccccatcccctgctcacactctgtttctctctctctcaaaaataaacaaacattaaactttttaaattgtgcagttaaatgggtttttttttggggggggtattTTTATACAGTTGTGCAAACCACCAATGtaatctaattttttaagtgtgaaattcAGTGGGTTTTAATATTGTCACAAaaatgtgcaaccatcaccacatactcatgtatatgtgtacatgtgcacattCTAAGgttgatagacatttgaattgtttccattaTGTTTCCAGCCACCATGACCAATGTAGCTATGAACATTATCTAAATTGTGTTCAAGAGCACAGACACATGCATTCCCCAGTGTATATTTCTGTGAGGGCAATTTCTGCATCATAGAGTACGTGCGTCTTCGGATCACCACACCTTAGAATGCTTtaactatttctaatttttttaacttttattcatttttgagagacatacagtgacagagcatgagcagaggaggggcagagagagagggagacacagaatccaaagcaggctccaggctttgagctgtgagcacagagcctgactcggggctcaaactcaggagccatcagatcatgacctgagccaaagttggacacttaactgactgagccacccaggcgcccagaatgTTTTAACTCCTGTTATTTCCTCTCAGCCCAAATGTCACCACTACCTTGTGTTTTGAATGTATCTTGTTTGCTTTCCAGACCCCTTTggacatttttgtttctgttttatataatGTTTGTCCACACCTGGACCCATAtttacctctttctttccttttcattttttgttccaACTCAGACTTTCCACCTTAcatctccttcctttctgtctaAAGTATACCGTCTAGTGTTTCCATCAATCTTCTACTGGTGGCAAACTCTCAATCttttcatctgaaaatatttttatttttcattcattcttgagCAATGCTTTTTCTGGTATACAACAGGCAAATAGCCTTTCCACACATTAAAGAAATCCTTCACTGACTTTGACTTCCATTTTTGCTGGTATCGGTCAGTCTTACTGCCATTCCTTGGAaggtgaccttttttttttttggctgactTTAAGATAATCtctctaactttgttttttttttctgaattttgtgaTGTTTCTGggtgttgatttctttttatttatcatgCTTGGGATCTGCTGAACTTATTCAATGTGTATATTGGTATCTTTCATTAGTTCTGGGAAATTCccagccatttttttcttcaaatattgctcTAACCTCTGCTCTGCTGGGGGTTTCTCTCTAAGCTCAGTCAAGTTCACTTGACCATCATGACTCCATTCTGTATCTTTTCTCTTGGGACTTTAATTGATTGCATACTGGATCTTCTCACTCCTCTTAGtctctcttttgtattttttcttattttttgtctctctgtgctGAATTATGGATAATTTTGTTAGTATTTCTTCTAGTTCATAATTCTTCTTCTGGCTGTGTTCCATCTgctgttaaataaatctctgttgtctgtatttccagttttgtgatttttgtgtttctagaCATTCTCTCTGATTCTTTTTCAAACCACCTGTCCCTTTTTATAGGTTTCTGTTTCCTACAGATATTTCCAAAGTTACATTTCTTCAAACATTGCAAACATGGTTGTATAATCTGTAACCGGTGACTCCAGTGTCTCAAATGTCCCTGGGTCAGCTTCTGctgtgtgttgttttttcttctgcttcttactcattttctcttgtttccttgGGTGCCTGGTTGTCTTTGAATTTTCATCGtcattgccattaaaaaaataactttgggtTTTCTTCAAGGCACAAGATAAATGTATCCTCCTCCAGATAAGTTTTGCTTTGCTCTCACAGATGCTATGGTGGGCAAAATTCTAAGATGACTCCAAATGACCCACACCTTTGTATAATCCCTTCCCTTTGAGTAGTGTAGATAAGACCAGTGAATATGGTGAAATATCATTACTGtaattatgttacatatatatatatatgtatatgtatatgacaaatcttctttatccatttatcaattgatggacacttgggctctttctgtagtttggctattgttgataatgatgctataaGGTGCCTGTGcccttttgaatctgtattttgtgttctttgggtaaatacctactagtacaattgctgggtcatagggtaattctatttttcactttttgaggagcctccatactggtttccagagcagctgcaccagtttacattcccaccaacagtgtaagagggttcccttttctccacatcttcgtcaacatttgttgtttcctgtgttgttaattttagccattctgacaggtgtgaggtggcatctcattgtggttttgatttgcatttccctggtgataagtgatgttgggcatctttttatgtgtctgttggccatctggatatttaggaataaacctaaccaaagaggtaaaatatatatactctgaaaactatagaaagcttatgaaagaaattgaagacacaaagaaatggaaaacgatccatgctcatggattggaagaacaaatattgttaaaatgtcaatactacccaaagtaatctacacatttagtgcaatccatatcaaaatactgccagcattcttcacagagctagaacaaataatcctaaaatttttatggaaccacagaagaccctgcaTAGACaaggaaatcctgaaaaagaaaaccaaagctagaggcgtcacaatcctggacttcaagctatactacaaagctgtaatcatcaagacagtatggtactggcacaagaacagacacatagaccaatgggacagaatagaaaacccagaaatggacccataaatgtatggtcaactcatcttcaacaaagcagaaaagaatatccaatggaaaaaaaaagtctcttcagcaagtggtgctgggaaaactgggcaatgacatgcagaagaatgaacctggaccactttcttacaccatacacaaaaataaactcaaaatggatgaaagacctaaatgcaagacaggaagccatcaaaatcctcgaggagaaagcaggccaaaacctctttgaccttggctgcagcaaggTCTTCCCAGACACATTTCCGGaggcaaaagaaattaaaaaaaaaattaactactaggacctcatcaagataagaagcttctgcacagcaaaggaataatcaacaaaactaaaaggcagctgacagaatgggagaagatatttgcaaatgacatactggataaaggattagtatccaaaatctgtaaagaactcaacgccccaaaaaacaaataatccagtgaagatatggccagaagacatgaatagacactttcccatgatacattaaaaaaattcctacgAATTCTTAAGAAAAGTCAAACAGTccaatagaaaacattttatgtatagacatttcacagaagagtAAATGCAATTAGCCAAACAGATAAAAAAGATGGTTAACCTCTCTAAAAACCAtggaaacataaatcaaaacaaaaatgagatcatTTCTCACCACTGGATGGGCATGAGTTTAAGGGACTGATACATCCACTATTGGCCAGAAAGACAAAAAGTTGAGTTTTATATACATGGTTGGTATTCACTGATAAAAGGTGTTTATGCTGACTTTGCATAACTAACCAGAATTTGAATGTGCACTCCTTTCAATTTAGAGATCCCATGTTAGTGGAAGCTAGTCTGTTCATATATGTGAATAGAGTACACATATCTATCTATGGCTAGATACAAGATCAAAATACAAAGTTCAATAACTTATGTGACTATCAGCAATAATCAATCACAAGTGTCATGGAAAATTAGATCTCATTCACAAGAGGCACTGAAGCTCTAAGTTAAtgagatggagaaaaaagaagtatgCAAAACTCACATgaagaaaattacttaaaaataaaaatttctgaaaaacatAAAGTAAGATGTCCGAGAAAGGTGTAATAAGTGTTGGCAGAATtgtcttggcaaaaaaaaaaaaaaggtgaaaacaacctaagAGTCCACCAACATGTGGCTGGCTACATGAATCTTTTATCCATAGTGTGATAGTCAAAAAGACTGATATATTTCTACGTGTAATCTCtatttatttaacacatatatCTCCaagacacagaaagcaaaaacTATACATTGCAGAAGAGCGTTTCTCAACAGTGAATAGCATCGCTAATGTCCAAAAACGTTGACTAACATGGTTTTGATATTACCACTCTAGAAAAGTTGTGAGCAGTTGGCATGGCTGATGCCCTGCTTGTCAACGAGTcttgtgctcagagcctggagtcaccGAGGGACAGAAGGTCCCCAGAGGTGACTTTGGACGAATCCCCAAGCTGAGAGACACTGTGTGGCTCAGGGCTGAGTACTGCAGGAGTCAGCAATGCTTGCCCGTCCCTAATGCCCTCACTGCCCACAGCTTATAAGTGGGGAGTCAGCCCAGGGACGGGAATCCCAGCTTGGATCTTTGTCACCTCACACCCTTGGAGGAGTTGGCCTCCCACAAGCCCAGCTCAGCACCTTGGAGAGGTCTGGAGGAGCTGTCCTCCCACAAGCCCAGCTCAGCAGCTTGGAGAGGTCTGGTTTCACtgcggctgggggcgggggggggggggggaggcggggagatgGTCGGGACACCCCACCAGGTAAGTCAGGCTGATACAAATTTCCGAAAGGCTTCCATCTCGTACCGAGTATGACTGGAGGCCGCAGAGCAGGGATGAACACCTATGATTACAGGGTTCATCAGCTGGGTTTGAACCCTAGCACTACCACTCACTAACTCTGAGACTGTGAACAAATTGCTTACttttctgtgcctcggtttttccatctgtgaaaaaaatggggatgataaagtAGGGTGGTTGGGAATATTAAGTCTATTGTATGAGAAGCACTCAGTTCAGTGTCTGGCtctcaggatttttattttatttttttattaaaaaatgttttgaagtttattttgagagagagagagagagagtgcacaagggggggaagggcagagagagaaagagagagacagaatcccaagcaggctctgcaccgtcagcaaagagcccaatgcagggctcgaacccacaaactatgagatcatgacgtgagccgagatcaagagtcagatgcctaaccgactgagccacccaggcgccccaggaagtgATATTTAAATGCCAGTTATCCTTCTGCTGACGTAGTACAAGGGACTCAAAACTAAGTCAGAGAGGCAACCTCAgtgctattgacattttggggccagatcattctttgctatggagggaggggctgtcctgtgtacTGAAGGATGGTCAGCAGTGTCCCACTAGGTGCCACTAGCAACCTTCCCAGGCATGACAACCCAAattatctccagacattgccccatgtccactgggggtggggggacacaatcatccccagctgagaaccactgctctaaagtGAGCTCCCTGTGAGTGGAGGCATGCGAGCCAAGGCTGTGAGACAATGGGGCGGGGAGACTCTGGGTCTGATTCAGGCTCTTGTGAAGAGGCAGTTCCTAACATCTCATTACACCCCCAGGATCGACACTTCTGTGTCGCTCATCAGGCAGCCTCATTTCTCCCATCAGCTGGCTGATGGCTCACATCCAGGGTCTCTGCTCCCCTCCACTGCTTCAGATTACGCTGTTCTAATCCACATCCGTGAAGAGGTAATACCGCACAGTTCTGAGAAACACAGACTCATCCATTTGGACAAAGTAATAAAGACCCCACACGGTGCTCTAAAAATTCTGCACATACTAATAATCCCATGGCATGGGTGACACATGGTCACCATTACTCCTACACGTTACGGAtaaagaaaccaaagcacagagaggttaagtagtttacctaaggccacacagctagcaagtggcagggcTGCGATTTGAACCCAGGGGCTCTTTCCTTGCCCCTGCCTCGCTTCTGGTGGGTTGCCAGCCATTCCTGGCATCCCTCGGCTGGTAACTTCATCACGTCAAGCTGTTTTGGTCATCACGTGCTATTCCCCTACGTGTCTCTGTCTTCATATGATCACCTTCTTGTAAGGACCTCATCTTAACGAATTACATCCACAGtgacctatttccaaatgaggttaCATTCTGAGGAactgggggttaagacttcaggGGGGTGGGACACAATTCATCCGCAACAACTGGATAGTCCAGGATAATCTCCACATCTCAAAACCCTTAACTTCATCACATttgcaaagttccttttgccatgtaaggtcaCATATCCCCAGGTTTCATGGATTGGGGTATGGACCTTTCTGTGGGGGCCAGGCATTATTCCACCCAACAAGTGAGGTGCTTATGTCCCAGCCTCCCGGGGCTGCCCTTCTGTAGCACTGGAGGTGACAATGGCAGGGGGCTGACGGAGTGTGAGAAAACTAATACTTGCCATGAAGAAGTTTAAGACTACGTTTTCATGTCTATTTTATTACACAATCCCAGCAGCTCAGGCACTaataatggaaagaaagacaaggaacaCACACTTGCAAAGAAACTGGTAATAGTAACGGCTGACCCTTAGTGACAGCTTGCCACCTGCCTGATCTTGTTTTAAGTATTCTTCTTCCAGGACCTCGTGTGACCCTCACAGCACTACATTATCCCattctacagaggaggaaactgaggctcagagagattaaggtatttgtccaaggtcacacagaatccaaaccctGGATGTCTGGTtgcaaaaatattccttttttttttttttaagatttatttatttttgagggagcacacaagcagggaaggggcagagagagtggtggggggagacagaagataTGAAGTGACAAGACAGGGCtaaaacccacaaacggtgatatcatgacgtgagctgaagtcggaggctcaaccgactgagtcacccagattcTCCACAAAAGCATTCTTAAATTCTATTTCCCTACCATACACTACCTCCTATGCTGGATGCTGGGGAACAAAGACATGAGAAAGAAGTGGTCCCTGCACACAGGTGGGCGGGtgctcacagtctagtgggggAAATCGATCATTAGAAGGCCTTGGGTAGGGAACTGTAATTAAGATGCTAtggggttgtctgggtggctcaatcggttaagcatctgacttcggctcaggtaatgatcttgaagttcatgagttcaagccctgtgttgcactctgtgctgacagctcagagcctggagcctgcttcagattctgtgtttccctctctctctgcccctcccccactcactctctcgctctctcgctctctctctctctctccctcaaaaataaacaagcacaagttggggaggggaagagagagagggagagacagaatctgaaacaagctccagactcttagctgtcagaacagagccagatgtggggcttgaacccacaagctgtgagatcatgacctgagctgaagtcagccgcttaaccaactgagccacccaggcaccccaacattaaaaaaaatttttttaaagatggtatGGAGTTATGAAGCAGAGACACACGACAAGACCAAAACTCTTAAACTAGAAGCCCCATTTGATGGGCAGAGTGTTTTAAGTTCAGGCTCACTGCCAACATGTAATACTTGGGAAATTTCACATTTacaaattttcttgaaaaatgtcaGAAGATCTGGCAGTGCTTGGCCCACCACTAAAGCTGGTGAGAGCTCAGAGCAGCTGTCTCATGTGAGagcccttcccccccccgcccccacctgtgGCACTCAGCCAGGCTCACTAACTTATGCATGTGCCAGGCCTCCATAGGTATTTGAACGTGAGACCTCCCAGGAAGACAAATAATGCACGTGTGCTTCGTGAAGGAACGTTTGAGCATCCTTTCCAGATGAGCTCagcccccttcctttctcctaggTCTCTGCTCTGGTCTCATCTCTcccctcttgctctgctccttGGGTGTCCTCTGTGGTCCAGGAGCTTTTCCAGAGAGAGACCATGGCCAACCTGACAGCAGTAACTGCCTTCCTCCTCCGGGGCTTCTCGGCTGTCCCTGAGTTACAGCTGCTCAGCACGGCCACCTTCCTCCTCATTTACCTGGCCACTGTTCTGGGAAACATCACCATTGTGGCGGCCGTGACACACGATGCCCGCCTGCACacgcccatgtacttcttcctcaaaCACCTTTCCTTGGTGGATATCTGCTCTGTGTCCACCACCTTGCCCCGGGCCCTGGTGGCCACCATGCTGGGCTCCAGGGAGATTtccttgtgtgcatgtgcatccCAGCTCTTTGCCTTTGTCTGCCTTGGGTCCACGGAGTGTTTTCTCATCACCTCCATGGCTTTCGATCGATGTCTGGCCATCTACAAGCCCCTAGTTTACACAGCAATCATGAGACCCCAGACCTGTATCTCCCTGGTGGCAGTGGCCTGGGGCAGCGggctccttttctctgccttccaCACAGCCAACACCTTCTCCCTGCCTTTTTGTGGCCCCAACGTGATTGAGCACTTCTGCGACATCCCCCCACTTATGCGCCTGGCCTGTGCCAACGCGGATGCCCACGAGGCGGCAGGGTCCACAGCCAGTGGCTGCATCATCATGAGCTGCTTTGCCCTCACTGTTCTGTCCTATGTCCGCATTGTGGCCACCGTGTTTCAGATCCATTCCAC
This genomic window contains:
- the LOC128313185 gene encoding olfactory receptor 10C1-like: MANLTAVTAFLLRGFSAVPELQLLSTATFLLIYLATVLGNITIVAAVTHDARLHTPMYFFLKHLSLVDICSVSTTLPRALVATMLGSREISLCACASQLFAFVCLGSTECFLITSMAFDRCLAIYKPLVYTAIMRPQTCISLVAVAWGSGLLFSAFHTANTFSLPFCGPNVIEHFCDIPPLMRLACANADAHEAAGSTASGCIIMSCFALTVLSYVRIVATVFQIHSTAGRWKVFSTCSSHLATVLLFYGTGSSAYMQPAASYSPMQGRVAAVFYSVLTPTLNPLIYSLRNKDMKGALKKLYLQVPF